In Calditrichota bacterium, one genomic interval encodes:
- a CDS encoding MBL fold metallo-hydrolase, with the protein MSDYRFKAKIYGVRGSYPIAPAEGTKIGGNTACVLVRTKSNIVIFDAGSGVINLGKELIPEILEHQKNSKTPFHITFMFNHTHHDHLMGLPYFAPLYMPGVFLHFFGPSTLGMDFEQILRNYVAPQFFPVGMEEFRSTKEFHNLTENTIVYFTPERPAPKVGHAMEPLPNDRELTIRTMKYYFHPKDGSYPFKAEWKDKSFVYATDVEQYIGGDQRLINFAKNADVFVHDAQYTEEEYKMFAGYGHSTFVSATDTAKQAKAKKLLLFHHAPNHSDEDLYKIEKNAQTLFPNSELATEGWEWEL; encoded by the coding sequence AGCTTGTGTTCTAGTTCGTACAAAAAGCAACATCGTTATTTTTGATGCCGGTAGCGGTGTCATCAATTTGGGCAAAGAATTAATCCCTGAAATATTAGAACATCAAAAAAATTCTAAAACACCATTTCATATAACATTTATGTTTAATCATACCCATCATGATCACTTAATGGGATTGCCTTATTTTGCACCCTTGTATATGCCGGGTGTTTTTCTACACTTTTTTGGGCCTTCAACATTGGGAATGGATTTTGAGCAAATTCTCAGGAATTATGTTGCACCTCAATTTTTCCCTGTTGGCATGGAAGAATTTAGATCAACAAAAGAATTTCATAATCTGACAGAAAATACAATCGTATATTTCACACCTGAAAGACCGGCACCAAAAGTTGGCCATGCTATGGAACCGTTACCTAATGACAGAGAACTGACGATCCGTACCATGAAGTATTATTTTCATCCAAAAGATGGTAGCTACCCATTTAAGGCTGAATGGAAAGACAAATCATTTGTTTATGCAACCGATGTGGAACAATATATTGGCGGAGACCAGCGGCTTATTAATTTTGCCAAAAACGCTGATGTATTTGTACATGACGCGCAATACACTGAAGAAGAATACAAAATGTTTGCCGGTTATGGCCATAGTACATTTGTTTCGGCAACAGATACTGCTAAACAAGCTAAAGCTAAAAAGCTTTTGCTTTTTCATCATGCACCAAACCATAGCGATGAAGATTTATATAAAATTGAGAAGAATGCACAAACTCTTTTTCCAAATTCTGAACTTGCCACAGAAGGATGGGAGTGGGAACTATAA
- a CDS encoding ATP-binding protein has protein sequence MLKRYLQNQVKNDLKKKMVFIGGARQVGKTTLALEVADREGYLNWDVPEHKESILRNEFPVCPVLIFDEIHKYRSWRNILKGLFDGRGPEQKILVTGSARLDFYRHGGDSLQGRYHYLRLHPLSFAEINGQGLDDFNALLNYGGFPEPFFQASETETKRWSREYRQRLIQEDLISLEQVREINKLELMMLRLPELCGSPLSLNSIRNDLQVSHKSIAHWLNILEQLYAIIRLSPFGTPQIRAVKKEQKHYHYDWNLVLDQSIRFENMVAIHLLKWVHFLQDTQGRETELRYFRDIDGREVDFVVLEDGLPIKFIECKWNDAGISKGLKYLKARFLNTESWQISAIGKKDYLSKEQIRVCPATIFLKTLI, from the coding sequence ATGTTAAAAAGATATTTGCAAAATCAAGTGAAGAACGATCTTAAAAAAAAGATGGTTTTTATCGGTGGGGCAAGACAAGTTGGTAAAACAACTTTGGCGCTTGAAGTTGCTGACCGAGAAGGTTATTTGAATTGGGATGTTCCCGAACATAAAGAATCAATACTCAGAAATGAATTTCCTGTATGTCCGGTTTTGATATTTGACGAGATACATAAGTATCGTTCCTGGAGGAATATTTTAAAGGGATTGTTTGATGGAAGGGGACCGGAGCAGAAAATACTTGTAACAGGTAGTGCGCGCCTGGATTTTTACCGTCATGGAGGAGATTCGCTTCAAGGTCGCTATCATTATTTGAGGTTACATCCGCTTTCTTTTGCAGAAATTAATGGCCAGGGTCTGGATGATTTTAATGCCCTTCTAAATTATGGCGGTTTTCCGGAGCCATTTTTCCAGGCAAGCGAAACAGAAACCAAGCGTTGGTCCCGTGAATACCGGCAACGTTTAATTCAGGAAGATTTGATTTCCCTTGAACAAGTTCGGGAGATAAATAAATTAGAGTTAATGATGTTACGATTACCTGAATTGTGTGGATCTCCACTTTCTTTGAACAGTATAAGAAATGACTTACAGGTAAGCCATAAATCAATAGCACATTGGTTAAATATTCTTGAACAATTGTATGCAATTATTCGCCTTTCTCCATTTGGAACACCACAAATACGTGCAGTAAAAAAAGAACAAAAACACTATCACTATGATTGGAACTTGGTATTGGATCAAAGTATTCGCTTTGAAAATATGGTTGCGATTCATCTTTTAAAATGGGTCCATTTTCTACAAGATACTCAGGGAAGGGAAACAGAACTCCGCTATTTTCGGGATATTGATGGACGGGAAGTTGATTTTGTGGTTTTAGAAGATGGATTACCAATAAAATTTATAGAATGTAAATGGAATGATGCTGGTATCTCAAAAGGATTAAAATATTTAAAAGCCAGGTTTCTGAATACAGAGTCATGGCAGATTTCGGCAATTGGAAAAAAAGACTACTTGTCAAAAGAGCAGATTAGGGTATGTCCTGCTACAATTTTTCTTAAAACATTAATCTAA